One part of the Deinococcus aquaedulcis genome encodes these proteins:
- the nrdE gene encoding class 1b ribonucleoside-diphosphate reductase subunit alpha produces MDPWTELNNRVLSGTAVDTSFDQAALESYLSQKVRPNMVAFPSLQARIDALVARGVWDAGVFARYAPQEVQAVFARAEALGFQFRSFMGAHKFYSEYATMTPDRTAWLERYEDRLSVTALARSDSGAGALELVEHLVTQTFTPATPTLMNSGKANTGRLVSCFLLQDCTDNLDSITKTLAFVAELSKGGGGIGVELSNLRARGESLRGLQNVTKGVMGVAKMLDHMLRYADQAGQRPGAGAIYLNVLHADFLDTLSAKKIATDEDARLKTLSVGATIPDIFMAKARAGEDIYQFYPHSLAQETGREFTDIDWTRDYEALAANPRLRKKRVSARRVLEEIAVTQGESGYPYLLFEGHANRANPIPNVGTIKMSNLCSEILQPTRPSTFYPYGQEHRDQVGLDVSCNLASLVIEQSLASGDLGRVVRAAVRLLDNVARSTAIHEVPAVKRANDEMRSVGLGAMGLHSFLAKNELVYGSPEALEFVDVYFAAVHYHARRTSMEIARDTGFVFSGFEGSRYQSGEHFAQYLQQDFAPRTPEVQALFAGHTLPTRQDWAGLVADIQQHGLAHSFVMAIAPTGSISYVSHASASIMPVTERVETRTSNKARTVYPMPHLNELTEWFYEEAYDMDQRRVIDTVATAQKHVDQGISCTLFVPSTASTRTLQRYYLYAYARGLKTLYYTRLKKVSVEDCAGCAV; encoded by the coding sequence ATGGACCCCTGGACCGAACTGAATAACCGCGTGCTCTCGGGCACGGCCGTGGACACGAGCTTTGATCAGGCCGCGCTGGAGAGCTACCTTTCGCAGAAGGTCCGGCCCAACATGGTGGCCTTTCCCAGCCTGCAGGCCAGAATTGACGCGCTGGTGGCGCGCGGCGTGTGGGACGCCGGGGTGTTTGCGCGCTACGCGCCGCAGGAGGTGCAGGCGGTCTTCGCGCGGGCCGAGGCGCTGGGCTTTCAGTTCCGCTCGTTTATGGGCGCCCACAAGTTCTACTCGGAGTACGCCACCATGACCCCCGACCGCACGGCGTGGCTGGAGCGCTACGAGGACCGCCTCAGCGTGACCGCCCTGGCCCGCAGCGACTCTGGCGCGGGGGCCCTGGAACTGGTGGAGCACCTGGTCACGCAGACCTTTACCCCGGCCACGCCCACCCTGATGAACTCTGGCAAGGCGAACACGGGGCGGCTGGTGAGCTGCTTTCTGCTGCAGGACTGTACCGACAACCTGGATTCCATCACCAAGACGCTGGCCTTTGTGGCCGAGCTGTCCAAGGGCGGCGGCGGGATTGGGGTGGAGCTCAGCAACCTGCGCGCCCGGGGCGAATCGCTGCGGGGCCTGCAGAACGTCACCAAGGGTGTGATGGGCGTGGCCAAGATGCTGGACCACATGCTGCGCTACGCCGATCAGGCCGGGCAGCGCCCCGGCGCCGGGGCCATCTACCTGAACGTGCTGCACGCCGACTTTCTGGATACCCTGAGCGCCAAGAAAATTGCCACCGACGAGGACGCCCGATTGAAAACCCTCTCGGTGGGCGCCACCATTCCCGACATCTTCATGGCCAAGGCGCGCGCGGGCGAGGACATCTACCAGTTTTACCCCCACTCGCTTGCCCAGGAAACCGGGCGTGAGTTCACCGACATCGACTGGACGCGCGACTACGAGGCGCTGGCCGCCAATCCCCGCCTTCGCAAAAAGCGCGTCTCGGCGCGGCGGGTGCTCGAAGAGATCGCGGTGACGCAGGGCGAGAGCGGCTATCCCTACCTGCTGTTCGAGGGTCACGCCAATCGCGCCAACCCCATTCCCAACGTGGGCACCATCAAGATGAGCAACCTCTGCTCCGAGATTCTGCAGCCCACGCGGCCCAGCACCTTTTACCCCTACGGCCAGGAACACCGCGATCAGGTGGGGCTGGACGTGAGCTGCAACCTCGCCTCGCTGGTCATAGAGCAGAGCCTCGCCAGCGGTGATCTGGGGCGGGTGGTGCGGGCGGCTGTGCGCCTGCTGGACAACGTGGCGCGCTCCACGGCCATTCACGAGGTGCCGGCCGTGAAGCGTGCCAACGACGAGATGCGCTCGGTGGGCCTGGGGGCCATGGGCCTGCATTCGTTTCTGGCCAAAAACGAACTGGTGTACGGCAGCCCGGAAGCGCTGGAATTTGTGGACGTGTACTTCGCCGCCGTGCACTACCACGCCCGCCGCACCAGCATGGAGATTGCCCGCGACACCGGCTTTGTGTTCAGCGGTTTTGAAGGCAGCCGCTACCAGAGTGGCGAGCACTTTGCCCAGTACCTGCAGCAGGACTTCGCGCCGCGCACGCCCGAGGTTCAGGCCCTGTTCGCCGGCCACACGCTCCCCACCCGCCAGGACTGGGCGGGGCTGGTGGCCGACATCCAGCAGCACGGCTTGGCGCACTCCTTCGTGATGGCGATTGCGCCCACCGGCTCGATCAGCTATGTCTCGCACGCTTCGGCCAGCATCATGCCGGTGACCGAACGGGTGGAAACGCGCACCAGCAACAAGGCGCGCACGGTCTACCCCATGCCGCACCTGAACGAGCTGACCGAATGGTTTTACGAGGAAGCCTACGACATGGACCAGCGCCGGGTGATTGACACGGTGGCCACCGCGCAGAAACACGTAGACCAGGGCATTTCCTGCACGCTGTTCGTGCCCAGCACCGCCAGCACCCGCACCCTGCAGCGCTATTACCTGTACGCCTACGCGCGCGGTCTGAAAACGCTGTATTACACGCGGCTGAAGAAGGTCAGCGTGGAGGACTGCGCCGGGTGCGCGGTGTAG
- a CDS encoding ribonucleotide reductase stimulatory protein, with translation MQLVVDSLTGNVRRFAQAVAREAGGLPVHEVSYGAPPGPYLLLTYTFGQGQVPASTQAFLAQHAAGLRGVVASGSYHWGAHFARAGTLIAAQYGVPLVARLNKGGTAADRAQVTAWLRAQTQPTELHSPKRTPLWTPGPN, from the coding sequence GTGCAGCTGGTCGTTGATTCCCTGACCGGCAACGTGCGGCGCTTTGCCCAGGCGGTGGCCCGTGAAGCCGGCGGGCTGCCCGTGCATGAAGTGAGCTACGGCGCCCCCCCCGGGCCCTACCTGCTGCTCACCTACACCTTCGGGCAGGGGCAGGTGCCCGCCAGCACCCAGGCGTTTCTGGCTCAGCACGCCGCTGGCCTGCGCGGCGTGGTCGCCAGCGGCAGCTACCACTGGGGCGCCCATTTTGCGCGGGCCGGCACCCTGATCGCTGCCCAGTACGGCGTGCCGCTGGTGGCCCGCCTGAACAAAGGGGGCACCGCCGCCGACCGCGCGCAGGTGACCGCGTGGCTGCGCGCGCAGACCCAGCCCACCGAACTTCATTCCCCCAAAAGGACCCCGCTATGGACCCCTGGACCGAACTGA
- a CDS encoding acyl-CoA thioesterase: MPDAALPTSAPPPSAPPVRPFTGETRVTHAVFPGHTNHHGTLFGGEALSLMDSAAFIAATRYCRRKVVTRHLDAMEFRHPIPQGSLVELVARVVRTGRTSMTVLVELFREALYSDERELACTGTFTLVALDDQGQPVAVPTLEPRAAGR, from the coding sequence TTGCCTGACGCTGCCCTGCCCACTTCGGCCCCGCCTCCTTCAGCACCCCCGGTGCGGCCCTTTACGGGTGAAACCCGTGTCACGCACGCCGTGTTTCCTGGCCACACCAACCACCACGGCACCCTGTTTGGGGGCGAAGCCCTGTCCTTAATGGATTCGGCCGCCTTTATCGCTGCCACCCGGTACTGCCGCCGCAAGGTGGTCACCCGCCATCTGGACGCCATGGAGTTCCGTCACCCCATTCCGCAGGGCTCACTGGTGGAGTTGGTGGCCCGCGTGGTTCGCACCGGGCGCACCAGCATGACCGTGCTGGTCGAGCTGTTCCGTGAGGCGCTGTACAGCGATGAGCGCGAACTGGCCTGCACCGGCACCTTTACCCTGGTGGCCCTGGACGACCAGGGGCAGCCGGTGGCCGTGCCCACCCTGGAGCCCCGTGCAGCTGGTCGTTGA
- a CDS encoding cyclic-di-AMP receptor, with protein sequence MKLVLAVIQDADATALVRVLSQNAFEVTKLASTGGFLREGNTTLMIGVSDERLDELKRHVQRTCRTRTRLVAPSVPMGEQNEGLVNDPVEVPVGGAVMFVMGVQEFVKV encoded by the coding sequence ATGAAGCTTGTGCTGGCCGTGATTCAGGATGCCGACGCCACCGCCCTGGTGCGCGTTCTGTCGCAAAACGCCTTTGAAGTCACGAAGCTGGCCAGCACCGGCGGGTTCCTGCGCGAGGGCAACACCACGCTGATGATTGGCGTGAGTGACGAGCGGCTGGACGAACTCAAGCGCCACGTCCAGCGCACCTGCCGCACCCGCACCCGCCTCGTGGCCCCCAGCGTACCCATGGGCGAGCAGAACGAGGGCCTGGTGAACGACCCGGTGGAGGTGCCGGTGGGCGGAGCGGTGATGTTCGTGATGGGCGTGCAGGAGTTTGTAAAGGTGTAA
- a CDS encoding transcription initiation factor IIE subunit alpha family protein: MFNPPTLEDLQETRRANEKLVLKALESKPEWVETELAKTTSLALSHLRAALASLLDQGRVRRLPGTGTRAVYGLADPGLADVPATPLTESAKKVRDYLEGRADSALYMSEQLRMTREEVMAALSLLNAHGMITCTFVGSLVIFRLKETQALGQENAAPEKAGRKKNVA, encoded by the coding sequence ATGTTTAATCCCCCCACCCTTGAAGATCTGCAAGAAACCCGGCGCGCCAACGAGAAGCTGGTTCTGAAGGCGCTGGAAAGCAAGCCCGAATGGGTTGAAACGGAACTGGCCAAGACCACGAGCCTCGCCCTGTCGCACCTGCGCGCCGCGCTGGCCAGCCTGCTGGACCAGGGCCGCGTGCGCCGCCTGCCCGGCACCGGCACCCGCGCCGTGTACGGTCTGGCGGACCCCGGTCTGGCTGACGTGCCCGCCACCCCGCTGACCGAGAGCGCCAAGAAGGTCCGTGACTACCTCGAAGGCCGCGCCGACAGCGCCCTGTACATGAGCGAGCAGCTGCGCATGACCCGTGAAGAAGTGATGGCGGCTCTGAGCCTGCTCAACGCCCACGGCATGATCACCTGCACCTTTGTGGGCAGCCTCGTGATTTTCCGCCTGAAAGAAACCCAGGCTCTGGGGCAGGAGAACGCCGCCCCGGAAAAGGCCGGGCGGAAGAAGAACGTCGCCTGA
- a CDS encoding ABC transporter ATP-binding protein, with translation MLELRDITKTYGTFTALRSVTLHAESNQVFGLLGPNGAGKTTLLRIMATLLQPDRGSATLAGHDIHADPEGVRRVVGVVNGGMGLPARLTGREILRSFAVLYGLSRTQADARIAELDARLELGRTLDTRAGEYSTGMKQKVVIARAVIHDPPVLILDEAASGLDIFARRTLLDFVQATRAPGRLTVYSTHVMSEVEEVCDRVAILHEGALLASGTLNELLARTGERTLERAFFALVRPGVAHAG, from the coding sequence ATGCTGGAACTGCGCGACATCACCAAGACCTACGGCACATTCACGGCGCTACGGAGTGTGACCCTGCACGCCGAGAGCAATCAGGTGTTTGGCCTGCTGGGGCCCAACGGCGCCGGCAAAACCACCCTGCTGCGCATTATGGCCACGCTGCTGCAGCCCGACCGGGGCTCGGCCACCCTGGCGGGGCACGACATTCACGCCGACCCCGAAGGCGTGCGGCGAGTGGTTGGCGTGGTGAACGGCGGCATGGGGCTGCCTGCGCGCCTGACCGGCCGGGAAATTTTGCGGTCCTTTGCGGTGCTGTATGGCCTGAGCCGTACCCAGGCCGACGCCCGCATTGCCGAACTGGATGCGCGGCTGGAACTGGGCCGCACCCTGGACACGCGCGCCGGGGAGTATTCCACCGGGATGAAACAGAAGGTGGTGATTGCCCGCGCCGTGATTCACGACCCCCCCGTGCTGATTCTGGACGAGGCGGCCAGCGGCCTGGACATTTTTGCCCGGCGCACGCTGCTGGACTTCGTGCAGGCCACCCGCGCCCCCGGGCGCCTGACGGTGTATTCCACCCACGTCATGAGTGAGGTCGAAGAGGTCTGTGACCGCGTGGCGATTCTGCACGAGGGTGCCCTGCTGGCCAGCGGCACCCTGAATGAGTTGCTAGCGCGCACCGGCGAGCGCACACTGGAACGCGCCTTCTTTGCCCTGGTGCGCCCGGGGGTGGCCCATGCGGGCTAG
- a CDS encoding ABC transporter permease: MRARGLRPALVWQVATRDLLGTLRDRRTLNATILMPLILIPLLTLGLPLMMGGLIGGQQQARQTVGISGTIPAALRAALERDEKLPDGTVVRAGVDLKTVADPTQAVQDGEVDAAIRPVGTLPQRAGDGTGTLELHAKLSNLRAQTGAYSKVSDVVEAYNRALAVQRLQGLGLNEQVLAPIALKPVDASTQQEQRSGQLAFLIPMLMLQFILSGGMATALDATAGEKERGTLESLLVAPVRRAEVVAGKLLATTLTALTSAAFSVAGFVLSGVAMRLWLQNQPQQQAMLTEGLGGQLSLSVGSTLALLGVALSAALLISALLISVGIFARSFKEAQTYVAPITLFLVLPAILLQFADFLQIGLGAYAIPVIGGMIAILDAVRGTPDAGHVLLAMGVNLLGAALLALFALRSFGREEVIFRN; this comes from the coding sequence ATGCGGGCTAGAGGCCTGCGCCCGGCGCTGGTCTGGCAGGTGGCCACGCGCGACCTGCTGGGCACCCTGCGCGACCGCCGCACCCTGAACGCCACCATCCTGATGCCCCTGATCCTGATCCCGCTGCTCACACTGGGCCTGCCCCTGATGATGGGCGGCCTGATCGGCGGGCAGCAGCAGGCGCGGCAGACGGTAGGCATCAGTGGCACCATTCCAGCCGCCCTGCGCGCCGCCCTGGAGCGCGACGAGAAACTGCCCGACGGCACCGTGGTGCGAGCCGGCGTAGACCTGAAAACCGTGGCCGATCCCACCCAGGCGGTGCAGGACGGCGAGGTGGACGCGGCCATCCGGCCGGTGGGCACCCTGCCGCAGCGTGCGGGCGACGGCACCGGCACCCTGGAACTGCACGCCAAGCTGAGCAATCTGCGGGCCCAGACCGGGGCCTACAGCAAGGTGTCAGACGTGGTGGAAGCGTACAACCGGGCGCTCGCCGTGCAGCGCCTGCAGGGCCTGGGCCTGAATGAACAGGTGCTCGCACCCATTGCCCTGAAACCCGTGGACGCCAGCACCCAGCAGGAGCAGCGCAGTGGGCAACTGGCCTTTCTGATTCCCATGCTGATGCTGCAGTTCATCCTGTCTGGGGGCATGGCGACCGCGCTGGACGCCACCGCCGGGGAAAAGGAGCGCGGCACCCTGGAAAGCCTGCTGGTGGCCCCTGTGCGCCGCGCCGAGGTGGTGGCGGGCAAGCTGCTGGCGACCACCCTGACCGCCCTGACCAGCGCCGCCTTCAGCGTGGCCGGCTTCGTACTCAGCGGGGTGGCCATGCGCCTGTGGCTGCAAAACCAGCCGCAGCAGCAGGCCATGCTGACCGAGGGCCTGGGCGGTCAACTCAGCCTGAGCGTGGGCAGCACGCTGGCGCTGCTGGGCGTGGCCTTGAGTGCCGCGCTGCTGATCAGCGCCCTGCTGATTTCGGTGGGCATTTTCGCGCGGTCATTCAAGGAAGCTCAGACCTACGTGGCACCCATTACGCTGTTTCTGGTGCTGCCGGCGATCCTGCTGCAGTTTGCAGACTTTCTGCAGATTGGCCTGGGCGCCTACGCCATTCCGGTGATTGGCGGCATGATCGCCATTCTGGACGCCGTGCGCGGCACGCCCGACGCCGGGCACGTGCTGCTGGCGATGGGTGTAAACCTGCTGGGCGCCGCCCTGCTGGCCCTGTTCGCCCTGCGCTCGTTTGGACGCGAGGAAGTCATTTTCCGCAATTAG
- a CDS encoding metallophosphoesterase family protein translates to MRVAVLADIHGNADALRAVLADAAAQGAERLIVNGDVVNRGPDSVEALELLLGRADVTFTLGNHDDLLRMWHARSDTLPPDWFADPFWGATDWSAQALDRAGLLHASAAWPLTTELFEPGAGRVLLAHGTADHYRESLSERTPPERLQALRRRNGAAPYDVLVGSHIHRPAHAVMDGTLVLNTGAVGAPANHDPRAQYLLLTATPEGWVPTFRAVPYDQRGVLRRFETSGLLCTGLSAEIFREELRTARSLYTPYWTWTEETGTPRTPDSWAAFLNTLAVCS, encoded by the coding sequence ATGAGGGTGGCGGTGTTGGCAGACATTCACGGCAATGCCGACGCCCTGCGCGCGGTCCTGGCTGACGCAGCGGCGCAGGGGGCCGAGCGCCTGATCGTGAACGGCGACGTGGTCAACCGGGGCCCGGATTCGGTAGAAGCGCTGGAGCTGCTGCTGGGCCGCGCAGATGTGACCTTCACTCTGGGCAACCACGACGATTTACTGCGGATGTGGCACGCGCGCAGCGACACCCTGCCGCCAGACTGGTTTGCCGATCCCTTCTGGGGCGCCACCGACTGGAGCGCACAGGCGCTGGACCGCGCTGGCCTGCTGCACGCCAGTGCTGCGTGGCCCCTGACCACTGAACTGTTTGAACCCGGAGCGGGGCGTGTGCTGCTGGCCCATGGCACCGCCGACCACTACCGCGAAAGCCTGAGCGAGCGCACCCCGCCCGAGCGGCTACAGGCCCTGCGCCGCCGCAACGGGGCCGCACCCTACGACGTGCTGGTGGGCTCGCACATTCACCGCCCGGCCCACGCGGTCATGGACGGCACGCTGGTCCTGAACACCGGGGCTGTGGGCGCCCCGGCCAACCACGACCCGCGTGCCCAGTATCTGCTGCTGACGGCCACTCCTGAAGGTTGGGTGCCCACCTTCCGTGCGGTGCCCTACGACCAGCGCGGCGTCCTGCGCCGCTTTGAAACTAGTGGCTTGCTGTGCACCGGCCTGAGCGCCGAGATTTTCCGCGAGGAGCTGCGCACGGCCCGCAGCCTTTACACGCCCTACTGGACGTGGACCGAGGAAACCGGCACCCCCCGTACACCGGACAGCTGGGCAGCCTTCCTGAACACCCTGGCGGTCTGTAGCTGA
- a CDS encoding fasciclin domain-containing protein, giving the protein MKKQTSFVTLSLMLATPALAGGAGAPVSAPASGPCRSIAQIVMSDPNFSTLATAVEAAGLSQTLMGGQYTVFAPTNAAFAKLPSDTLAMVLNDATMLRNILLYHVVPGKVSAKQVMGMSSGRTLQGSSFLVTKMGNKVMVDNATVTRADVMACNGIVHVIDTVLMPAMNTAATPAPSPAPAATTPAPAPAPAATAPATTAPAAVDVLRIPATPVSVGASTTVTTNTNTTNTTTTTTTTTTTTTEVSTTTLYDLISGDERFTTLRDLLSDAELTDVLISNEYTVFAPTNEAFEAVDPDTLALIASDPETLKAVLLYHVVAGRLESARLTQAGQLRSEQGASLDVTLNGTNSMIGEAMVTTTPIQASNGFIYPVSAVLLPPDLVLPQPPTGDAATTDTTATTTTTTTTTTTTITLAPAQNGANLLEVLSQPQFSTLLSLVQRANLLPSLTAADVTIFAPTNDAFAKVPQATLDMLLADPAKLTQVLQYHVVTGRVIDQALNVAQLRSVEGSSIDLMMETGGGLRAGVRSGDTITGGMVSTRADAGTSVVYAIDTVLIPPTLR; this is encoded by the coding sequence ATGAAGAAGCAGACCAGCTTTGTCACGCTCAGCCTGATGCTTGCCACGCCCGCCCTCGCCGGCGGCGCCGGTGCACCCGTCTCCGCCCCTGCCAGTGGCCCCTGCCGCAGCATTGCGCAGATCGTCATGAGCGATCCCAACTTCAGCACGCTCGCCACCGCTGTGGAGGCCGCTGGCCTGAGCCAGACCCTGATGGGCGGGCAGTACACGGTGTTTGCCCCCACCAACGCGGCCTTTGCCAAGCTGCCCAGCGACACGCTGGCGATGGTGTTGAACGACGCCACCATGCTGCGCAACATCCTGCTGTACCACGTGGTGCCCGGCAAGGTCAGCGCCAAGCAGGTCATGGGCATGTCCTCGGGCAGGACCCTGCAGGGCTCCAGCTTCCTGGTCACCAAGATGGGCAACAAGGTGATGGTGGACAACGCCACCGTGACCCGCGCCGATGTGATGGCCTGCAACGGTATCGTCCATGTGATTGACACCGTGCTGATGCCCGCCATGAACACGGCCGCCACCCCCGCTCCGTCCCCAGCGCCTGCCGCCACCACGCCTGCTCCGGCCCCCGCGCCGGCAGCAACGGCCCCGGCCACCACGGCGCCGGCCGCTGTGGACGTGCTGCGTATTCCGGCCACCCCAGTCAGCGTGGGAGCGAGCACCACCGTCACCACGAACACGAACACCACCAACACCACAACCACCACGACGACGACCACCACCACGACCACCGAGGTCTCCACCACCACGCTGTACGACCTGATCTCGGGCGACGAGCGCTTCACCACCCTGCGCGACCTGCTGAGTGACGCCGAACTCACCGACGTGCTGATCAGCAACGAGTACACGGTGTTTGCACCCACCAACGAAGCCTTTGAGGCCGTGGACCCCGACACCCTGGCCCTGATTGCCAGCGACCCCGAGACCCTGAAGGCCGTGCTGCTGTACCACGTGGTGGCTGGGCGCCTGGAAAGCGCGCGCCTGACCCAGGCCGGACAGCTGCGCAGCGAGCAGGGCGCCAGCCTGGACGTGACCCTGAACGGCACCAACTCCATGATTGGCGAGGCGATGGTGACCACCACGCCCATCCAGGCCAGCAACGGCTTTATCTACCCGGTCAGCGCGGTGCTCCTGCCCCCTGATCTGGTGCTGCCCCAGCCCCCCACGGGTGATGCGGCAACCACCGATACGACGGCGACCACCACGACCACGACCACGACGACCACCACCACCATCACGCTGGCCCCGGCTCAGAACGGCGCCAACCTGCTGGAAGTGCTGAGCCAGCCCCAGTTCAGCACCCTGCTGAGCCTCGTGCAGCGGGCCAACCTGCTGCCCAGCCTCACGGCGGCCGACGTGACCATCTTTGCCCCCACCAACGACGCCTTTGCCAAGGTGCCCCAGGCCACGCTGGACATGCTCCTGGCCGACCCCGCCAAGCTGACCCAGGTGCTGCAGTACCACGTGGTCACCGGCCGCGTGATTGACCAGGCGCTGAACGTGGCGCAGCTGCGCTCCGTGGAAGGCAGCTCGATTGACCTGATGATGGAAACGGGCGGCGGCCTGCGCGCTGGCGTGCGCAGCGGCGACACCATCACGGGCGGCATGGTCAGCACCCGCGCCGACGCGGGCACCAGCGTGGTCTACGCCATTGACACCGTGCTGATTCCTCCCACCCTGCGCTAA